The DNA region CGGCCCATGTGAAGCCGGTCCCATATCTTGAGGTAATTTTCCCAGAGGTGCTTCGAAGGCCACAATTTTTGGGGAGTCTGGGTCACCTCATCCATACTCTGAGTGCTGAGCACAAAGGCATAGTAAATAGGAAAACAGATCAGGAGGATCGAAACGATCAAGAGGAAGTGGATCAGGAGGTTGGTCCCGTTCAGCTTTCCTTTTTTGGATTTAAACGAGCGATTGCGGTTCAATAAAACACCTTCTTTTCCGTAAAACGGAACTGGAGCACCGTCAGGGAAATCACCAGGACCATCAAGATGACCGATTGGGCCGCGGAGAGTCCCATGCGCATATGGACGAAACCATCCAGGTACGTTTTATAGACCATAATCGTAGTGGCATCTCCCGGTCCTCCCTGGGTGACAGCATGAATTAATCCGAAGGTCTCGAAGAAAGAAAAGACCATATTCATAATGAACAGGAAGAAAGTCACCGGAGATAAGAGGGGAAAAGTGACCCAGCGGAAGAGCCTCAGACCGCTGGCCCCGTCTATCCTGGCTGCTTCGATAACCGATTGAGGAATGGTCTGCAAGGCAGCCAGAAAAAAGGCGATGTTGTATCCCAAATGGGCCCAACTGGCGGCAAAAATCACTAGAAGAAGGGCGATCCAACCCTGTAAAAGCCAGTTGAACTCATAGGTCGTTATCCGGGCCAAAAGATAGGTCAGGATCCCATAAGAAGGATGGAAAACAAACAGCCAGATAATCCCGGCGATCGGAGGAGCGACCCCGAAAGTCCAGAGCAGGGCCGACCGATATAATGGCCGGCCCCGGATTTTTTGGTTGGCCAATACGGCCAGGAAAAGCGAACCAGCCAGGGAAGAAAAGGTAACTCCCAGAGAAAAAATAAAAGACTGAACCACACTGTGGTAGTATTCCTGTGAGGTGAGGAGATTGATGAAATTCTCCAGACCAACAAAGACCTGGACGTCCCCGAAAGGCGAGGTTTTGAAAACAGACAGTCGCAGCGAGTTGAAGGCCGGCCAGAAAAAGAAAACCAGGACGACCATCAACTGAGGGGCCACCAGAAGATAAGGGAGAAACCGATTATGGAAAATACTTTTTTTCACGGTCTATTTATACAGGGAAGCAAACTCTTTCAAGGCCTGATTCCCTCTCTTCACGGCATCGTCAAGTCCCTGTTTGGGGGTCTTCTTGCCTGAAAAGATATTTTCCATCTCCTCTTCAATAATATCCCGGACGGCCATGAAGTTCCCCAATCGGATCCCCTGGCTGTTGGGAGTGGTCTTTCCGTGGGTAATCTGACCAAAGGCGGTCCACAAGTTAGGGTTCTTGCGGAAGTGATCGGCCGGCAGAGCTTTGACAGCGGCCTGACTGATCGGGAAATACCCCGTGGCAGAATGCCACAAGGCCTGCATATTGGGTTGCCCCAGAAATTCAAGAAACTTGGCCACACCCTTATAATGTTCCTGGGGTTGTCCCTTCAAGACCCATAGGCTGGCCCCTCCGATAATTGAATTGCCTTGGGGATAACCGCTAAGTTTCGGTAAGTGCCCCGTGCCCCATTCGAACTTGGCGGTTTTGCTTAAAGTGCCCACCAGGGCGGTAGAAGCCAGACTGAAGGCGGCCTCTCCATTAATCGTGGGTTGATCTCCCTTGGGCCCCCGCCCGGAATAAGTAAAGATACCCTCTTTCTGCCATCGAGCCAGGGTTTCCATGACCTGAAGTCCCAGTTTCCCGTTGATCTTCAGTTCCGTAGCCATGTTCGAGAAACCGTTGTTGTTATTGGCGAAAGGTTGATCGTGCCAGGTATGCATATTTTCCATGAGGGTCCAGGACGGCCAGGAAACGGTAAAGCCGGTTTTGGTCGCACCGGAGGAAACAGCCGCTTTGGCCATTTTTTCAATCTCTTCAAAGGTCTCCGGGGGCTTTTTAATATCGATGCCGGCTTTTTTCAAAATAGTCTTGTTGTAATAAAGGATGGGCGTGGAAGAATTGAAGGGCATGGAATAGAGATTCCCGTCTTTGGAGTAATAGGTCTTCACTACGCTGAGGTAATCATCCCAGTCGATCCTGATGCCCTGGTCCTTCATTAGTTGATAGACGGGATAAACCGCCCCGGAGGAGAGCATCGTCTGGGTCCCTACCTCAAAGACCTGCATGATATCAGGCTGGGTCTTGGCCCGATAAGCCGCTATCCCGGCGGTCAGCGTTTCGGGATACCCCCCTTTGAAAACCGCCTTGACCTCGAATTCGTTTTGGCTGGTATTGAATTTATTGGTAATTTCATTTATCCGCTCACCAAGAAATCCGCCCATGGAGTGCCACCAGATGATCTCCGTCTTGGCCCAGGCACCGAGTGGAAAAGAAAGAAGGCTGATAGCCAGAACCAACGTCAGAAAGATTCTCTTTGGGGTGGATCCATTTTTTTTCATCGCCGTTACCTCCTTTAAATAAAAGAATAATTTCTCATACCCTCTTATATTCAAAAAAGAACGATAAAACAAGGTTTTTTAAGTTACAAAAACTTCATTTTCCAATGCAGAACCGGCTGAAGACCTGGTCCAAAACATCTTCGGCAGTGGTGGTCCCGACCAAAGAACCTATGTCTTCCAATGCCTTCTGAATATCCAGGGCAATAAATTCCGGCGAGACCTTTTGATCCATTAATTGATAAGCCCGGGTTAAGGATTCAATCATTTGTTCGAATATTTTTTTTTGCCGGAGAGTTGGCATGAGATCAGGCAGCGCCTCGGGGAAATGGGTATGAATAAAAAGTTCATGGAGTTTTTCTTTTAGCGTTTCTATCCCCTGACCATAGCGGGCCGATAGGGGAAGCACCAGAGGGTTAGGGAATTTTTTTTGTACTTCTTCAAGGGCAACCACCGAGGGGAGGTCCATTTTATTCAGCAAGACGATCGTGGGCTTCGCCCCGATTTCCTCATAGATGGCCCGGTCTTCCGCC from Deltaproteobacteria bacterium includes:
- a CDS encoding ABC transporter permease subunit, translated to MVVLVFFFWPAFNSLRLSVFKTSPFGDVQVFVGLENFINLLTSQEYYHSVVQSFIFSLGVTFSSLAGSLFLAVLANQKIRGRPLYRSALLWTFGVAPPIAGIIWLFVFHPSYGILTYLLARITTYEFNWLLQGWIALLLVIFAASWAHLGYNIAFFLAALQTIPQSVIEAARIDGASGLRLFRWVTFPLLSPVTFFLFIMNMVFSFFETFGLIHAVTQGGPGDATTIMVYKTYLDGFVHMRMGLSAAQSVILMVLVISLTVLQFRFTEKKVFY
- the ugpB gene encoding sn-glycerol-3-phosphate ABC transporter substrate-binding protein UgpB, which produces MKKNGSTPKRIFLTLVLAISLLSFPLGAWAKTEIIWWHSMGGFLGERINEITNKFNTSQNEFEVKAVFKGGYPETLTAGIAAYRAKTQPDIMQVFEVGTQTMLSSGAVYPVYQLMKDQGIRIDWDDYLSVVKTYYSKDGNLYSMPFNSSTPILYYNKTILKKAGIDIKKPPETFEEIEKMAKAAVSSGATKTGFTVSWPSWTLMENMHTWHDQPFANNNNGFSNMATELKINGKLGLQVMETLARWQKEGIFTYSGRGPKGDQPTINGEAAFSLASTALVGTLSKTAKFEWGTGHLPKLSGYPQGNSIIGGASLWVLKGQPQEHYKGVAKFLEFLGQPNMQALWHSATGYFPISQAAVKALPADHFRKNPNLWTAFGQITHGKTTPNSQGIRLGNFMAVRDIIEEEMENIFSGKKTPKQGLDDAVKRGNQALKEFASLYK